A window of Thermus antranikianii DSM 12462 contains these coding sequences:
- a CDS encoding GatB/YqeY domain-containing protein translates to MSIYEAIKEAIKEAMKARDQKTLDFARVVKAELDRKGDGKPLPDAEAVKVLKALREIALEQGNTFEVEFLDRFLPKEMSEEEIEAWIRENIDLSQFKTPLAAIGVVTKALGPRAPGEKVRRVIERLAK, encoded by the coding sequence ATGAGCATCTACGAGGCCATCAAGGAAGCCATCAAGGAGGCCATGAAGGCCCGGGACCAGAAGACCCTGGACTTCGCCCGGGTGGTGAAGGCGGAGCTGGACCGAAAAGGGGATGGCAAACCCCTGCCCGATGCCGAGGCGGTGAAGGTGCTCAAGGCCCTGCGCGAGATCGCCCTGGAGCAGGGCAACACCTTTGAGGTGGAGTTCCTGGACCGCTTCCTCCCCAAGGAGATGAGCGAGGAGGAGATCGAGGCCTGGATCCGGGAAAACATAGACCTGTCCCAGTTCAAGACCCCCCTAGCGGCCATAGGCGTGGTGACCAAGGCCCTGGGCCCCAGGGCCCCCGGGGAGAAGGTGCGCCGGGTGATAGAGCGCTTGGCGAAATGA